In Ornithodoros turicata isolate Travis unplaced genomic scaffold, ASM3712646v1 Chromosome13, whole genome shotgun sequence, the following proteins share a genomic window:
- the LOC135372199 gene encoding uncharacterized protein LOC135372199, with translation MEADKVAPAHSTTTKNKEQGHPDRDRSPRDLHSASAKPAKAKRKKKRRKPSIVPVEPAGAPRSDHIASEPAIAEAPAGPLRKKVLSETPLESPAATALADTPVETPATTMLAVMHAEQFSASDSAEVPSRYLLFPSSPLAQSQTKDDIEEVNAGPPGVSSDLAMDAGYVSGERNDRQGLRAATKEYTKDLKPTGQSVRNTRVCLISGIIGVIVVSIVVVLVLNGPPQRALLKSAGNWCTSSQSCHDAEMFLQKIVDTTFHPCTDFYSHVCSRWLKPTRFRNAYMDELLYDLRIEIYDQLEEAKDNRIHRDALQAMSVFFKSCMKFIFEKEALQHVVTEVLKVLEVDVSLWKTARTLDDVFPIIFNLAVKGCPSVFKIAYRRRPETNILISVGSSLSAIYDQGIDDTLKGYMADVVKISNIDAEANIKDIDGKFWKIYNQVSNSTFDTIQVDQLDIGVSLDVLVRALNEGFYGIDIITFSNINIKDRGIIRAALDELSHLTGQQRNSYLYLLTLSNILVHDFTFRYRDFGVGEERECLRLTSRYFSRGYFQYVINRFQSDSVKHAMTAMEVDIRQSMLEETRMSSWISATSKQPAIDAMNATEVWLGNGKADIPEETAFHFLNDSFIWNVASLRKEHVELQMADANDVLFSQWQYEGTVGYVKENKTIVFATAVLRPHMFYEDLAFRLNYATVGMLMAEALLQAGLERVDYPSREADTRYQNWNKIRCYKRHIEEMAGMNANDEAVRELVALELSLHGSFNINRTQGLSEEDAKESDQMFFRRFCLANCGPSSGHRRLLPGKFRCNFLLLGKSEFAKAFDCSPKPNECLVPGS, from the exons ATGGAGGCAGATAAGGTGGCTCCCGCACATTCTACAACGACCAAGAACAAAGAACAGGGGCATCCGGACCGCGACCGTAGTCCCCGTGACCTCCATAGTGCTTCAGCGAAACCGGCGAAGGCAAAACGCAAGAAGAAACGCAGAAAGCCTTCAATTGTCCCTGTCGAACCAGCTGGAGCTCCAAGAAGTGACCATATTGCGAGTGAACCAGCCATCGCCGAAGCACCTGCAGGACCACTAAGAAAGAAAGTCCTGTCTGAGACCCCTCTTGAATCCCCTGCTGCGACAGCATTGGCTGATACCCCTGTGGAAACTCCTGCAACGACAATGCTGGCTGTTATGCATGCGGAACAATTTTCGGCTAGTGATTCAGCTGAGGTGCCCTCGAGGTATCTGCTGTTCCCGTCTTCACCATTAGCCCAGAGTCAAACGAAGGATGACATAGAAGAGGTGAATGCTGGTCCTCCCGGAGTGAGCAGCGACCTTGCAATGGATGCTGGATACGTTTCAGGAGAAAGGAACGACCGAC AAGGCCTCAGGGCCGCCACCAAGGAATACACGAAAGACCTTAAACCAACAGGACAATCTGTGAGAAACACGCGCGTTTGCTTGATTTCTGGCATCATCGGCGTCATCGTTGTCAGCATCGTCGTGGTGCTTGTCCTAAACGGTCCACCGCAGCGGGCACTCCTAAAGAGCGCGGGCAACTGGTGTACATCTTCACAAAGCTGTCACGATGCCGAGATGTTCTTGCAAAAAATCGTGGACACCACTTTCCACCCTTGTACTGATTTCTACAGCCACGTCTGCAGCAG GTGGCTAAAACCGACACGCTTCCGGAACGCTTACATGGACGAGCTCTTATACGACCTGAGGATCGAAATCTACGATCAGCTGGAAGAAGCCAAGGATAATCGCATCCACAGAGATGCGCTACAGGCAATGTCAGTTTTCTTCAAGAGTTGCATGAAATTCATCTTCGAAAAGGAAGCACTGCAACATGTTGTTACGGAGGTCTTGAAGGTGCTGGAAGTCGACGTCTCGCTTTGGAAGACCGCGAGAACGCTCGATGATGTCTTTCCTATCATCTTCAATTTAGCTGTCAAAGGCTGTCCCAGCGTATTCAAAATAGCCTACCGAAGAAGACCTGAAACAAACATCCTCATCAGTGTCGGTTCGAGTCTTTCAGCGATTTACGACCAAGGCATCGACGACACACTTAAAGGATACATGGCAGACGTGGTTAAAATATCGAACATAGACGCGGAAGCAAATATCAAAGACATAGACGGGAAATTCTGGAAAATATACAACCAGGTGAGCAACAGCACCTTTGATACCATACAGGTGGATCAACTTGACATTGGCGTCTCACTAGACGTCCTGGTACGAGCGCTAAATGAAGGCTTCTACGGGATCGACATCATCACTTTCAGCAACATTAATATTAAAGACCGCGGAATCATTCGTGCTGCGCTGGACGAACTATCGCACTTGACCGGCCAACAGAGAAACTCCTACCTGTACCTCCTCACATTATCCAATATCCTTGTACATGATTTCACCTTCCGTTACCGCGACTTCGGTGTTGGCGAAGAAAGAGAGTGTCTGCGACTGACTAGCCGGTATTTCAGCCGGGGATACTTCCAATACGTCATCAATCGCTTCCAGTCCGATAGCGTAAAGCACGCGATGACAGCGATGGAAGTGGATATTCGACAATCGATGTTGGAAGAAACCAGGATGTCGTCGTGGATTTCCGCTACAAGCAAGCAACCGGCCATCGACGCGATGAACGCTACTGAGGTCTGGCTGGGAAACGGGAAAGCTGACATTCCGGAAGAGACAGCCTTTCACTTCCTCAACGATTCATTTATTTGGAACGTTGCAAGCTTGCGGAAAGAACATGTCGAGCTGCAAATGGCTGACGCCAATGATGTACTTTTTTCGCAGTGGCAGTACGAAGGAACGGTCGGGTatgtaaaagaaaacaaaacgatcGTATTCGCGACTGCTGTACTACGCCCACATATGTTTTATGAGGACTTGGCGTTTCGTTTGAATTACGCGACGGTCGGTATGCTGATGGCCGAAGCACTTCTGCAAGCGGGGTTGGAAAGAGTGGATTATCCATCACGTGAAGCGGATACGCGATATCAGAACTGGAATAAAATACGTTGCTACAAGCGCCATATTGAAGAAATGGCTGGGATGAATGCGAATGACGAGGCTGTTAGAGAACTGGTTGCTTTAGAACTGTCGCTGCATGGCAGTTTTAATATTAACAGAACTCAGGGTCTCAGTGAGGAAGATGCGAAGGAGAGCGACCAGATGTTTTTTCGAAGATTTTGCTTAGCAAATTGTGGGCCTTCGTCGGGTCATCGGCGGCTTCTTCCAGGGAAGTTCCGTTGCAACTTTTTACTTCTCGGAAAGTCAGAATTCGCGAAAGCGTTCGACTGCTCGCCGAAGCCAAACGAGTGCCTTGTTCCCGGTTCTTGA